One segment of Desulfobulbaceae bacterium DNA contains the following:
- the yjjJ gene encoding type II toxin-antitoxin system HipA family toxin YjjJ has protein sequence MPLSIREYLERVSATSKEIQAQTGLSQSAVARQLRLMGDSLIKLQSGRTPRYALTRTAFGGNDKLPLGMIDAHGNTVLVAYIRPLVHGGFFVEPATGMPPLLLGEGKNGLYDDLPYFLFDLSPQGFLGRQIAEEMASRDNDFPTDPRRWSANHIGRYLVSNGDDLPGNFKFGEQALLRLRHKPVPTSANDYPVLADSVMSGIIPGSSAGGEQPKFTAFCGDRFAHVIVKFSPKGDNDIARRWRDILITEYHATEAIHSDENFPASETRLLEIDGRLFLESQRFDRSGEYGRMSMVSLQSIDAEFTGLGGNWPQVMYALHKKDLISWQHVFDAEYLWHFGRLINNTDMHLGNLSLAIEGNVFRLLPIYDMCSMGFAPKSGGEVHPYAFVPPEIKGINIRDDVIPGIKGMAHDFWERVASDERISNEFKAFLSRGNPIDLV, from the coding sequence ATGCCATTATCAATTAGAGAATATTTAGAACGAGTCTCCGCAACATCAAAAGAAATACAGGCACAAACAGGCCTGAGCCAATCAGCTGTTGCGCGCCAATTAAGATTAATGGGCGATAGTTTGATTAAGCTCCAGAGTGGCCGAACACCAAGGTATGCCTTAACGCGTACTGCTTTTGGAGGCAATGACAAGCTCCCGCTAGGCATGATTGATGCTCACGGGAATACTGTTTTAGTCGCATACATACGACCTTTGGTCCATGGAGGTTTTTTTGTTGAACCAGCTACCGGGATGCCTCCTTTACTCTTGGGTGAAGGCAAAAATGGCCTTTATGATGATTTGCCATACTTTCTATTCGACTTGAGCCCCCAGGGTTTTCTTGGCAGACAGATAGCGGAAGAAATGGCTTCTCGGGACAACGATTTTCCCACTGACCCAAGGCGTTGGAGTGCAAATCATATCGGGCGCTACCTAGTGTCCAATGGCGACGATCTCCCTGGAAACTTTAAATTTGGCGAACAAGCGTTATTGCGATTAAGGCACAAGCCTGTACCAACCTCAGCCAATGACTATCCCGTACTTGCTGATAGTGTCATGAGTGGCATCATCCCTGGTTCCTCCGCTGGAGGAGAACAGCCAAAATTTACAGCCTTTTGTGGAGACCGCTTTGCACATGTAATCGTTAAATTCTCGCCAAAAGGAGACAACGACATCGCTAGGCGATGGCGAGACATCTTAATTACCGAATATCATGCCACAGAAGCTATTCATAGTGATGAAAATTTTCCTGCTTCCGAAACACGCCTCCTAGAAATAGATGGTAGACTTTTTTTGGAGTCGCAACGGTTTGATCGGTCTGGAGAATATGGCCGAATGTCGATGGTTTCGCTGCAATCAATTGATGCTGAGTTTACCGGATTAGGAGGTAACTGGCCCCAAGTGATGTATGCACTACACAAAAAAGACTTGATTAGTTGGCAGCATGTTTTTGATGCCGAATATTTATGGCATTTCGGACGACTCATTAACAACACAGACATGCATTTAGGAAATTTAAGCCTCGCAATAGAAGGAAATGTTTTCAGGTTGTTGCCCATTTATGACATGTGCTCTATGGGGTTTGCCCCTAAAAGCGGCGGGGAAGTCCATCCTTATGCCTTTGTGCCACCGGAAATTAAAGGAATAAACATCCGCGATGATGTTATCCCTGGAATCAAAGGAATGGCTCATGATTTTTGGGAAAGAGTTGCGAGTGATGAGCGTATTTCAAATGAGTTCAAAGCGTTCCTTTCCCGTGGGAACCCCATTGACTTGGTGTAA